The nucleotide window GTGCGGGCACGCGGGCGGGCAGCACGCCGAGGCTGTTGCCATCGAGGTAGATCACGCCGCCCGGAAGCAGGAACTCGGCGCGTTTGGAGGCCAGGGGGTCGCGGGTGTCCAGATCGCGGAGGGTGGGGAGGTCGGGTGGGGTCATGGGGGTAGGGTAGGGGAAAGTGGGGCGGGGGTGTGCCCTCAGCGCCGCGCGAGCCGACCGAGCGCCGCCGATGCGGGCGAGCGGGTACGGCGGGGACGGGCGACAAGTTCACCGCCACAGTTGGGGCAGACGAGATTCATCTCTCCCGCACAGGTCGGGCAGAAGGTGCATTCGAAGGAGCAAATTGCCGCTTCGCCGTCTGCCGGGAGGGGAGCACGGCACCGCTCGCAGGCGGGCTTCATCTTGAGCATGTGGGGAGCATACGAAGAAACCCCCGCACGCGGCAGGGGCCTTCGCTGGTCGCTGGCGGCTGGAAGCTGGCCGCTTACCGCAGCCTCTCCCGAATCCACCCGCTCAACTCGCTGATCTTCACCCGCTCCTGCTGCAACGTGTCCCGGTCGCGGACGGTCACGGTGTCCGTCAGGCTCGCGTCCTCCCCCTTGCCCACGGTGTCGAAGTCCACCGTCACGCAAAAGGGCGTGCCCACCTCGTCGTGGCGGCGGTACGCCTTGCCGATGTTGCCGGAATCCTCGTACAGCACGCGGCCCAGGCCGAGGCCCTGAAGCTCGGCCTTGATCGCTTTGGCGACGCTGGTAATTTCCTCCCGGTTACGGGCGAGGGGAATCACGGCGACCTTGATCGGTGCGAGGTGGGGCCTCAGCTT belongs to Deinococcus sp. YIM 134068 and includes:
- a CDS encoding DUF1272 domain-containing protein, with protein sequence MLKMKPACERCRAPLPADGEAAICSFECTFCPTCAGEMNLVCPNCGGELVARPRRTRSPASAALGRLARR